In Longimicrobiaceae bacterium, a single window of DNA contains:
- a CDS encoding LacI family DNA-binding transcriptional regulator: MTIRDVARVAGVSVATVSRVLNESGPVADDTRVRIHRVAEEMRYAPNGAARSLSMRRSGTLGVLLPDLYGEFFSEVIRGLDQAAQREKYHLLLSSSHNDRTDIEAALQAMRGRVDGLVLMSPHIDVQVLSANLPESLPVVLLNSAVESPDFDTLAVDNYGGAREMTLHLASHGHRRIGMVRGPEPNHDAYERLRGYRDALREAGLQHDAELEMEGDFTEESGFQAARRLLALADRPTALFAANDSSALGAISALREAGVAVPGEMAVAGFDDIPISRFLTPPLSSVRVSINELGAQAMQQLVRAVADENRHARVHLTLPTELVIRESCGCPPVPAASPDRVATGPPPAEET; this comes from the coding sequence GTGACCATCAGGGACGTGGCGCGGGTGGCGGGCGTCTCCGTCGCCACCGTGTCGCGGGTGCTCAACGAGAGCGGGCCCGTGGCCGACGACACGCGGGTGCGCATCCACCGTGTCGCCGAGGAGATGCGCTACGCCCCCAACGGCGCCGCGCGCAGCCTCAGCATGCGGCGCTCCGGCACGCTGGGCGTCCTGCTGCCCGATCTGTACGGCGAGTTCTTCAGCGAGGTGATCCGCGGGCTGGACCAGGCGGCCCAGCGCGAGAAGTACCACCTGCTCCTCTCCAGCTCCCACAACGACCGCACCGACATCGAAGCCGCGCTCCAGGCCATGCGCGGCCGCGTGGACGGGCTGGTGCTGATGTCGCCTCACATCGACGTGCAGGTCCTCTCCGCCAACCTGCCGGAGAGCCTGCCCGTGGTGCTGCTCAACTCCGCCGTTGAGAGCCCCGACTTCGACACGCTGGCGGTGGACAACTACGGCGGGGCGCGGGAGATGACGCTGCACCTGGCGTCGCACGGGCACCGGCGCATCGGCATGGTGCGCGGGCCCGAGCCCAACCACGACGCGTACGAGCGCCTGCGCGGCTACCGCGACGCGCTGCGGGAAGCGGGGCTCCAGCACGACGCGGAGCTGGAGATGGAAGGCGACTTCACGGAGGAGTCGGGCTTCCAGGCGGCCCGCCGTCTCCTCGCGCTGGCGGACCGTCCGACGGCGCTCTTCGCCGCGAACGACTCCAGCGCGCTGGGCGCCATCAGCGCGCTGCGCGAGGCCGGCGTGGCGGTGCCGGGCGAGATGGCGGTGGCGGGCTTCGACGACATCCCCATCTCGCGCTTCCTCACCCCGCCGCTCTCCTCCGTGCGCGTGTCCATCAACGAGCTGGGCGCGCAGGCCATGCAGCAGCTGGTGCGCGCCGTGGCGGACGAGAACCGGCACGCGCGCGTGCACCTCACGCTGCCCACCGAGCTGGTGATCCGCGAGTCGTGCGGCTGCCCGCCCGTTCCCGCGGCGTCGCCGGACCGCGTCGCCACCGGCCCTCCGCCGGCCGAAGAGACGTAG